A single region of the Phycisphaerae bacterium RAS1 genome encodes:
- the spoVD_1 gene encoding Stage V sporulation protein D, translating to MFQRRLWWFSMLLVGLALAIIGRLAQIQIINASQYQQLSTRLLTRPARYIAAPRGALLDRNGVVLVCDEPASDVAIYYPVLAGRKEQLWEWARAAWKRGDYPNASSVDDVFIELHAAVADTWRRLAELTGESVADFMQRRDRILANVARVADSYRRRSGSTKPIAEEALFHPLAPLANDAVALAIRLELERYPWIRVVPSTRRSVFADDSLVHVLGRMGAASPEMIAADPLADDELRGLRAGDRCGVSGVERVGEPRLRGTRGRVVQDENGDDLERADAVKGDDLRLTIDSELQRDIFGWLDEAVKQVPTPSGASVVVIDAATREVLALASYPTYSREEYERSYAELVRDARRMPLTFRAVQAQYPPGSTCKAITLMAGLGEGVITASTRFRCTGFLLPTQPHVFRCWIYNQFPGVTHDMKDGPAGQDAELAIKNSCNIYFYHVGERAGPAKLCEWFERFGFGRAAGTGLIEESPGIVPTAEWLRENDQREYQAADAWNFAIGQGEVTCTPLQAANAAASIAAGRWAPVRLVVESEREAQASASAGNVPFAERDLRVLRSGMWRVVNDSGGTAHEARLDSKTHELCGKTGSAQASPRATQWRYICEWPDGSREDVFAMSEAEALAQFGDFPPRIVGRRVSERYPAILEGEKLPAHAWFVGFTQAKSTPRGQTPQGKVYGISVLIEFGGSGGKVAAPLAKRIAERLVEGSAAKSE from the coding sequence ATGTTCCAGCGCCGGCTGTGGTGGTTCTCGATGCTGCTCGTCGGGCTAGCCCTGGCGATCATCGGCCGGCTGGCCCAGATTCAGATTATCAACGCAAGTCAGTATCAGCAGCTTTCGACGCGGCTGCTGACGCGGCCGGCGCGCTACATTGCCGCGCCGCGCGGGGCGCTTCTGGATCGAAACGGCGTCGTGCTGGTGTGCGATGAGCCGGCATCCGACGTGGCGATCTACTATCCCGTGCTGGCCGGACGCAAGGAACAGCTCTGGGAGTGGGCACGGGCGGCGTGGAAGCGCGGCGATTATCCGAATGCGTCCAGCGTTGACGACGTTTTCATCGAACTGCACGCCGCCGTCGCGGACACGTGGCGGCGCCTGGCGGAGCTGACCGGCGAATCCGTCGCCGACTTCATGCAGCGGCGCGACCGGATTCTCGCAAACGTGGCGCGTGTCGCGGACTCATACCGCCGCCGTTCCGGCAGCACCAAGCCGATCGCGGAAGAAGCTCTTTTCCATCCGCTCGCGCCGCTCGCGAATGACGCGGTTGCGCTGGCAATTCGGCTGGAGCTGGAGCGCTATCCATGGATTCGCGTCGTCCCCAGCACGCGCCGCTCGGTCTTCGCCGACGATTCGTTGGTTCACGTCCTGGGGCGAATGGGCGCCGCCTCACCGGAGATGATCGCCGCCGATCCCCTGGCGGATGACGAGCTGCGCGGACTCCGGGCCGGCGACCGCTGCGGCGTCTCGGGCGTGGAGCGCGTCGGCGAGCCGCGGCTGCGCGGGACGCGCGGCCGGGTCGTGCAGGACGAGAACGGCGACGACCTCGAGCGCGCCGACGCGGTCAAGGGCGACGACTTGCGGCTGACGATCGATTCGGAGCTACAACGGGACATTTTCGGCTGGTTGGACGAGGCGGTGAAGCAGGTGCCGACGCCCTCGGGCGCGTCGGTGGTGGTGATCGACGCCGCGACGCGCGAGGTGCTGGCGCTGGCCAGCTATCCGACCTACTCGCGTGAGGAATATGAGCGCAGCTATGCGGAGCTGGTGCGCGACGCGCGGCGGATGCCGCTCACATTTCGCGCGGTTCAGGCGCAGTATCCGCCCGGCTCAACCTGCAAGGCGATCACGCTCATGGCCGGCCTGGGCGAGGGGGTCATCACGGCGTCAACGCGTTTCCGGTGCACCGGCTTCCTCCTTCCGACGCAGCCGCACGTGTTTCGCTGCTGGATTTACAACCAGTTTCCCGGTGTGACGCACGACATGAAGGATGGGCCGGCCGGCCAGGACGCGGAGCTGGCGATCAAGAACTCCTGCAACATCTATTTCTATCACGTCGGCGAGCGGGCGGGGCCGGCGAAGTTGTGCGAATGGTTCGAGCGCTTCGGGTTCGGGCGCGCCGCGGGCACCGGGCTGATCGAGGAATCGCCCGGCATCGTGCCGACCGCCGAGTGGCTGCGTGAGAACGACCAGCGCGAGTATCAGGCCGCCGACGCCTGGAATTTTGCGATCGGGCAGGGCGAGGTGACCTGTACGCCGCTTCAGGCGGCCAACGCGGCGGCGTCGATCGCGGCGGGGCGCTGGGCGCCGGTGCGATTGGTTGTTGAGTCAGAACGCGAAGCGCAAGCGAGCGCGAGCGCGGGCAACGTCCCCTTCGCCGAGCGCGATCTGCGCGTCCTGCGAAGCGGCATGTGGCGCGTCGTCAACGACTCCGGCGGCACCGCCCACGAAGCCCGACTCGATTCAAAGACGCACGAGCTCTGCGGAAAGACCGGCTCGGCGCAGGCTTCGCCGCGGGCGACGCAGTGGCGCTACATCTGCGAGTGGCCCGACGGCAGCCGCGAGGATGTCTTCGCCATGTCCGAGGCTGAGGCGCTGGCGCAGTTTGGCGACTTTCCGCCGCGGATCGTGGGGCGGCGCGTGTCGGAGCGCTATCCGGCGATATTGGAAGGCGAAAAGCTGCCGGCGCACGCCTGGTTCGTCGGCTTCACGCAGGCCAAATCAACGCCGCGTGGGCAGACGCCGCAGGGCAAGGTGTACGGCATCAGCGTGCTGATCGAGTTCGGCGGCAGCGGCGGCAAGGTCGCGGCGCCGCTGGCCAAACGGATTGCAGAACGGCTGGTTGAGGGTTCCGCGGCGAAAAGTGAATAG
- the hup gene encoding DNA-binding protein HU, with protein sequence MAKGGKKARTKSEIYSELATSAGLTRKQVAGVFDGMAGLIKKDLTKGPGLFTVPGLMKIMVRTKPATKARKGVNPFTGEEMMFKAKPASKVVKIRPLKALKAMV encoded by the coding sequence ATGGCTAAGGGTGGTAAGAAAGCTCGCACCAAATCGGAAATCTACTCGGAACTCGCGACGTCCGCGGGCCTGACCCGCAAGCAGGTGGCCGGCGTCTTCGACGGCATGGCCGGCCTGATCAAGAAGGACCTGACCAAGGGCCCGGGCCTCTTCACGGTCCCCGGCCTGATGAAGATCATGGTCCGCACCAAGCCCGCCACCAAGGCGCGAAAGGGCGTCAATCCTTTCACCGGCGAAGAGATGATGTTCAAGGCTAAGCCGGCCAGCAAAGTCGTGAAGATCCGCCCGTTGAAGGCGCTCAAGGCGATGGTCTAA
- the iscR_1 gene encoding HTH-type transcriptional regulator IscR, whose protein sequence is MLSLTRKSEYALIAVCHLARAESRVVSAREIAAQHHVPLPLLMNVLKVLGQAGIINSVRGARGGYSLSTPAEALTLSELIEAVEGPVRLVRCGPPHEAHADGACDLSGRCLIKQPVLRIHEELRRFLAGITLAEIAFDEHYVHLSTPAAAGPGKVSAP, encoded by the coding sequence GTGCTGTCTCTGACTCGCAAGAGTGAATACGCGCTGATCGCTGTCTGCCATCTGGCACGCGCGGAGAGCCGGGTCGTGAGTGCGCGGGAGATCGCCGCGCAGCATCACGTTCCGCTGCCGCTGCTGATGAACGTGCTCAAAGTGCTGGGCCAGGCCGGCATCATCAACTCGGTTCGCGGGGCGCGCGGCGGATACTCGCTCTCGACGCCGGCCGAGGCGCTGACCCTGTCGGAACTGATCGAGGCCGTCGAAGGGCCGGTGCGTCTGGTTCGCTGCGGCCCGCCGCACGAAGCTCACGCCGACGGCGCGTGCGACCTCAGCGGGCGGTGCCTGATCAAGCAGCCGGTGCTCCGGATTCACGAGGAGCTGCGGCGGTTCCTGGCGGGGATCACGCTGGCCGAGATTGCGTTCGACGAACACTACGTTCATTTGTCCACGCCGGCTGCGGCGGGACCTGGAAAGGTAAGCGCTCCATGA
- the iscS_2 gene encoding Cysteine desulfurase — MRLVYLDNNATTQVDPQVLQAMLPYFCEKFGNAASRNHHFGWEAEDAVDQARHQVAAVIGADSKEIIFTSGATEGNNIAIKGIAAMYGEKGRHIITQVTEHKAVIDPCKYLEQHGYRVTVMPVDEYGLIDMDQLRDTMTPDTILVSIMHGNNEIGTLQPISAIGKLCKERGALFHTDCCQTFGKVAINVEEMGIDLLTCSGHKIHGPKGVGAMYVRRKKPRVRCEAVLHGGGHERGMRSGTLNVPGIVGLGKAAELCRENFDQHVEYMQSLRDRLHRGITAQLDEVHLNGHPTLRTPNNLNLSFAYVEGEGLMMGIKEIAVSSGSACTSASLEPSYVLKALGVGDELAHSSIRFSVSRFTTAEEIDFTVNKVVTAVSKLREMSPLYEMAKEGVDLSTVEWAHH; from the coding sequence ATGAGACTCGTTTATCTCGACAACAACGCGACGACGCAGGTGGATCCGCAGGTGCTGCAGGCGATGCTGCCCTACTTCTGCGAGAAGTTCGGCAATGCCGCCTCGCGGAATCACCATTTCGGCTGGGAAGCCGAGGACGCGGTCGACCAGGCGCGGCACCAGGTGGCGGCGGTGATCGGGGCGGATTCGAAGGAAATCATCTTCACCAGCGGGGCGACCGAGGGGAACAACATCGCCATCAAGGGCATTGCGGCGATGTACGGTGAGAAGGGCAGGCACATCATCACGCAGGTGACCGAGCACAAGGCGGTCATCGACCCGTGCAAGTACCTGGAGCAGCACGGCTACCGCGTGACGGTGATGCCCGTGGATGAATATGGTCTGATCGACATGGACCAGCTCCGCGACACGATGACGCCGGACACGATCCTGGTGTCGATCATGCACGGCAACAACGAGATCGGCACGCTCCAGCCGATCTCGGCGATCGGCAAGCTGTGCAAGGAGCGCGGCGCTCTGTTTCACACGGATTGCTGCCAGACGTTCGGCAAGGTGGCGATCAACGTCGAGGAGATGGGGATCGACCTTCTGACGTGCAGCGGGCACAAGATTCACGGCCCCAAGGGCGTCGGAGCGATGTACGTGCGTAGAAAGAAGCCGCGCGTCCGCTGCGAGGCGGTGCTGCACGGCGGCGGGCATGAGCGCGGCATGCGCAGCGGCACGTTGAATGTGCCGGGCATCGTCGGCCTGGGCAAAGCGGCCGAGCTGTGCCGCGAGAATTTCGATCAGCACGTGGAGTACATGCAATCTTTGCGCGACCGCCTGCACCGGGGCATCACGGCGCAGCTCGACGAAGTGCACCTGAACGGGCATCCGACGCTGCGCACGCCGAACAACCTGAATCTCTCATTCGCGTACGTCGAGGGCGAGGGGCTGATGATGGGGATCAAGGAGATCGCGGTGAGCAGCGGCTCGGCCTGCACCAGCGCCTCGCTGGAGCCGAGCTACGTGCTCAAGGCGCTGGGCGTGGGCGACGAGCTGGCGCACAGCAGCATCCGCTTTTCCGTCAGCCGCTTCACGACGGCCGAGGAGATCGACTTCACGGTCAACAAAGTGGTGACGGCGGTGAGCAAGCTGCGCGAGATGAGTCCGCTGTATGAGATGGCCAAGGAAGGCGTGGATTTGAGCACGGTGGAGTGGGCGCATCACTAG
- the iscU gene encoding NifU-like protein produces the protein MAYSPKIIDHYENPRNVGSFDKSDPKVGTGIVGAPECGDVMKLQIKVDENQNIVDAKFKTFGCGSAIASSSLATEWLKGRPLDQALEIKNTDIVRELALPPVKIHCSVLAEDAIRAAVADLKKKLDGAPASNEADAVGVK, from the coding sequence ATGGCCTATAGCCCGAAAATCATCGACCACTACGAAAACCCGCGCAACGTCGGCTCGTTCGACAAGAGCGATCCGAAGGTCGGCACGGGCATCGTCGGCGCTCCCGAGTGCGGCGACGTGATGAAGCTGCAGATCAAGGTCGACGAGAACCAGAATATCGTCGATGCCAAGTTCAAGACCTTCGGCTGCGGCTCGGCCATCGCGTCGAGCTCGCTCGCGACCGAGTGGCTCAAGGGCCGCCCGCTCGACCAGGCGCTGGAGATCAAGAACACGGACATCGTCCGCGAGCTGGCGCTGCCGCCGGTTAAAATTCACTGCAGCGTGCTGGCCGAAGACGCCATCCGCGCCGCGGTGGCGGACTTGAAGAAGAAGCTGGACGGCGCGCCGGCCTCGAATGAGGCGGACGCGGTCGGCGTGAAGTAG
- the erpA gene encoding Iron-sulfur cluster insertion protein ErpA produces the protein MSATSTVPSDMQPLGASESKPAVKLRAKAAAEGQGIHLTDKAAETIQNILKKDNYPDTMYLYVGVKGGGCSGLQYVLDLRDEAHAPVSDKDEVFETHGITVVCDLKSYIVGNLTGTIIDYQESMMGAGFTFNNPNAKHSCGCGSSYSA, from the coding sequence ATGAGTGCAACGTCCACGGTGCCGAGTGATATGCAGCCGCTTGGAGCCTCCGAGAGCAAGCCCGCGGTGAAGCTCCGCGCCAAGGCGGCCGCCGAGGGTCAGGGGATTCACCTGACCGACAAGGCCGCCGAGACCATCCAGAATATTCTGAAGAAGGACAACTACCCGGACACGATGTATCTGTATGTCGGCGTGAAGGGCGGCGGGTGCAGCGGGCTTCAATACGTGCTCGACCTGCGCGACGAGGCCCATGCCCCGGTCAGCGACAAGGACGAGGTCTTTGAGACGCACGGCATCACCGTCGTTTGCGACCTGAAGAGCTACATCGTCGGCAACCTGACTGGAACCATCATCGACTACCAGGAAAGCATGATGGGCGCAGGCTTCACGTTCAATAACCCGAACGCGAAACACTCCTGCGGCTGCGGATCGAGCTACTCGGCGTAG
- the hscB gene encoding Co-chaperone protein HscB — protein sequence MTTAADINRSAALPLKCGACNRPMESSLFCESCRALHDPDQADHFLLLGVAPSYDLDPDELRRKYLRLSRDIHPDRFGSGADAAAAVRASARANEALRVLTDPVLRAEYMLEVAGGPSAAADKSVPQELLTWALLVREEMEEARAGRDATALDALRRQVQSRRDAALLQAAAAARQLPGHEALRRDLRSGLNALRYYDRILEQSGPA from the coding sequence ATGACCACCGCCGCCGACATCAATCGCTCCGCCGCTCTACCGCTCAAATGCGGCGCCTGCAACCGCCCGATGGAAAGCTCGCTTTTCTGCGAGAGCTGCCGGGCGCTGCACGACCCGGACCAGGCCGACCACTTTCTACTCCTCGGCGTCGCCCCCAGCTACGACCTGGACCCGGATGAGCTGCGTCGCAAGTACCTGCGGCTGTCGCGTGACATTCACCCGGATCGTTTCGGCAGCGGCGCGGACGCGGCGGCCGCGGTCCGCGCCAGCGCCCGGGCGAACGAGGCGCTGCGTGTGCTGACCGATCCCGTGCTGCGGGCTGAATACATGCTTGAGGTCGCGGGCGGCCCTTCAGCGGCGGCAGACAAGAGCGTGCCGCAGGAGCTGTTGACCTGGGCGCTGCTCGTTCGCGAGGAAATGGAAGAGGCCCGGGCGGGCCGTGACGCGACCGCTTTGGATGCGCTGCGGCGCCAGGTGCAATCGCGCCGCGATGCCGCGCTGCTGCAAGCCGCCGCTGCGGCACGTCAGCTTCCGGGACACGAGGCGCTGCGGCGTGACCTGCGAAGCGGCCTGAATGCACTGCGATATTACGACCGCATTCTTGAGCAAAGCGGCCCGGCCTGA
- a CDS encoding ComEC family competence protein, protein MFAEAAPRPAPLVIPALGFILGIAISDALGGAHATTEWAVAGGSLALLIGLILPPLRSGIVAPTAMIFVLAISAGFARHEATLRIPRDHVSRLLQTEPLLTRVVARVDSPPIVLPAVRRNPFLAYDPPPRTRFTAALLCASPAEAPTPLSGTLRVGVEGEVRHLAVGDTVELTGRLYRTVGRRNPGDIDWARWQWLQGIDAGLAIESPAGVRRMSASAPPLAAAKSRLRSLARSLLFESEAAVEPGDAERLLDTMILGQRSAVTKPINDAFIRTGTIHFLSVSGFHVGVLALMTWWTVRRLLWRGARFAAAATALVLLLYCLIAEPNAATTRATIMGLLACAAIWLRRPLSTLNWLALSAFVILALSPRELLRPGFQLSFVQVFFLVTLVPAALAWLTRSADPELPPEDAHTWPAFFRRKAAAALLGLALVSVLLWLSALPLTVFHFGQFAPLSPIQTILLTPLIVVTTVLGFVSLALGALPLLGSLATGALATMTDLLLRAVGFLASVPGTLWTAAAPPAALLAANYLIAALVAALARTATVSLADAPPALVVRRRRAGRGCIAASLALVALWTGWLVTPVRPAPPAHPTAAVLSVGNGNATLLVTPDRRAFVIDVGTNTNSDAGATTLAGLRALGAAQFEGLLVSHADADHYCGAATLLAGMPAPLFDTSYFELAAGSQSAVASLLGQIARTPRRELRGGATLRLGETTLEVLWPPTGLGPNWADNDLSIVARWSAAGSALLAPGDIGVAAMSALLDDAAVRGRLRADVLLAPHHGAVVARTADFLEAVAPHTIIISSLTPRPRLVELVLRTLGDRCRVLNTHDVGAVLIQMSPSGAIAATPFE, encoded by the coding sequence ATGTTTGCGGAAGCTGCGCCGCGACCCGCCCCGCTTGTCATCCCCGCGCTGGGGTTCATTCTTGGGATCGCCATCTCCGATGCGCTCGGCGGTGCGCACGCCACGACTGAATGGGCCGTCGCCGGAGGCTCGCTAGCGCTGCTCATCGGGTTGATTCTGCCGCCGCTGCGGTCTGGAATCGTCGCGCCCACCGCAATGATCTTCGTCCTGGCCATCTCGGCCGGATTTGCTCGACACGAGGCGACGCTTCGCATTCCGCGCGATCACGTCTCGCGCCTCCTTCAGACTGAGCCGCTGCTGACGCGCGTTGTGGCCCGCGTAGACTCGCCCCCGATTGTGCTGCCGGCCGTCCGCCGCAACCCGTTCCTGGCGTACGACCCGCCGCCGCGGACGCGCTTCACGGCGGCGCTGCTGTGTGCGTCGCCCGCGGAGGCGCCGACGCCGCTGAGCGGCACGCTGCGCGTCGGCGTCGAGGGCGAAGTCCGCCATCTCGCGGTCGGCGATACGGTCGAACTGACCGGACGGCTGTACCGCACCGTCGGTCGGCGAAACCCGGGCGACATCGACTGGGCCCGATGGCAGTGGTTGCAGGGGATCGACGCCGGCTTGGCGATCGAGTCGCCGGCCGGTGTGCGTCGCATGTCCGCAAGCGCGCCACCGCTGGCCGCCGCGAAGAGTCGGCTTCGATCGCTGGCGCGCAGCCTGCTGTTCGAATCGGAGGCGGCCGTCGAACCCGGCGACGCGGAGCGACTGCTCGACACGATGATCCTCGGCCAACGATCCGCGGTGACCAAGCCGATCAACGATGCGTTTATCCGCACGGGGACGATTCACTTTCTGTCCGTCAGCGGATTTCACGTTGGCGTGCTGGCGCTGATGACCTGGTGGACCGTTCGCCGCCTGCTGTGGCGCGGGGCGCGCTTCGCCGCCGCCGCGACGGCGCTGGTGCTGCTGCTCTACTGCCTGATCGCCGAGCCCAACGCCGCCACCACGCGGGCCACGATCATGGGCCTTTTGGCGTGCGCCGCGATCTGGCTGCGCCGGCCGTTGAGCACGCTGAACTGGCTGGCGCTATCGGCGTTCGTGATTCTCGCGCTCAGCCCGCGCGAGCTTCTCCGTCCCGGATTCCAGCTTTCGTTCGTTCAGGTGTTCTTTCTGGTCACGCTCGTTCCGGCGGCGCTGGCTTGGCTCACGCGAAGCGCCGATCCTGAGCTGCCGCCTGAGGATGCACACACATGGCCGGCGTTTTTTCGGCGAAAAGCGGCCGCCGCGCTGCTCGGCCTTGCGCTGGTCAGCGTTCTGCTGTGGCTGTCGGCGCTGCCGCTGACGGTTTTTCACTTCGGCCAGTTCGCGCCGCTCTCGCCGATTCAGACCATCCTGCTTACGCCGCTCATAGTGGTCACCACCGTCCTGGGCTTCGTCTCCCTGGCGCTGGGGGCGCTTCCGTTGCTCGGCTCGCTGGCCACGGGCGCGCTGGCGACCATGACTGATCTGCTCCTGCGGGCCGTCGGCTTTCTGGCGAGCGTGCCCGGAACGCTCTGGACGGCCGCCGCGCCGCCGGCGGCGCTGCTCGCGGCGAATTACCTGATTGCCGCGCTCGTGGCCGCGCTGGCGCGGACGGCGACGGTCAGCCTCGCCGACGCGCCGCCCGCTCTTGTCGTGCGCCGCCGCCGCGCCGGGCGTGGCTGCATAGCCGCGTCGCTGGCGCTGGTCGCGCTGTGGACCGGCTGGCTGGTCACCCCGGTGCGCCCTGCCCCGCCGGCGCACCCTACGGCCGCCGTCCTCTCTGTTGGAAACGGCAACGCGACGCTCCTGGTGACGCCGGATCGACGGGCATTCGTGATCGACGTCGGCACGAACACCAATAGTGACGCGGGCGCGACCACGCTCGCCGGTCTGCGGGCGCTCGGCGCCGCACAATTCGAAGGTCTGCTGGTTTCGCACGCGGACGCGGATCACTATTGCGGCGCCGCGACGCTGCTGGCCGGCATGCCGGCGCCGCTTTTCGACACGAGCTACTTCGAGCTCGCCGCCGGCTCGCAAAGCGCCGTGGCCTCGCTGCTCGGGCAGATCGCGCGGACGCCGCGGCGCGAACTTCGCGGCGGCGCGACACTCCGGCTCGGTGAGACCACGCTCGAAGTGCTCTGGCCGCCAACCGGCCTGGGACCCAATTGGGCCGACAACGACCTTTCGATTGTGGCGCGCTGGTCCGCCGCGGGATCAGCGCTGCTGGCGCCCGGAGACATCGGCGTCGCGGCGATGAGCGCCTTGCTGGACGACGCCGCCGTCCGCGGCAGGCTCCGGGCCGACGTTCTCCTCGCACCGCATCACGGTGCGGTCGTCGCGCGGACGGCGGATTTTCTCGAAGCGGTTGCCCCGCACACGATCATCATCTCCTCGCTGACGCCGCGCCCGCGCCTGGTCGAGCTGGTTCTCCGGACGCTCGGCGACCGCTGTCGGGTTCTGAACACGCACGATGTCGGCGCCGTGCTGATTCAGATGAGTCCAAGTGGCGCGATCGCCGCCACGCCGTTCGAATGA
- the dnaN gene encoding DNA polymerase III subunit beta — protein MKIRLPRQDFQDALSAIATLTGGRTTRPILSCVKLKASGDLLELAATDGEASLRINVPALSNEKKGQAVVGTDRLLGIVREMSDVEIALDADDRHCTIRGAGSEFRIFVQSAADFPPVPEFTDEADLVVDGVELRRMISLTIYAAARETSRFAINGVLWEKQGKKLFMVATDGRRLARAGSGVRESRAGDFQAIVPAKALSVFERVFAPPRDGREWNIDVKVMPNQVLLRSGDRVLASNLVEGHFPKYQDVIPRETDKRATVDRVELHAAIRQAAQLTTEESRAIRLAFDGARLEITANAPEQGDARVDLPIEFTGSAMEIGFNPNFLNDALRVLTLPKVNIEMTDKTRPGIICGDDRNEFLYVIMPVSL, from the coding sequence ATGAAAATTCGTTTGCCCAGACAGGACTTTCAGGATGCCTTGTCGGCCATCGCCACGCTCACCGGCGGGCGAACCACGCGGCCGATCTTGAGCTGCGTGAAGTTGAAGGCGTCCGGCGATCTGCTGGAGCTCGCCGCGACCGACGGCGAGGCGTCGCTACGGATCAACGTTCCGGCGCTCTCGAATGAAAAGAAGGGGCAGGCGGTTGTCGGCACCGACCGTCTTCTGGGCATCGTGCGGGAAATGAGCGACGTCGAGATTGCGCTCGACGCCGACGATCGGCACTGTACCATCCGCGGCGCCGGCAGCGAGTTTCGCATTTTCGTCCAGAGCGCGGCCGACTTTCCGCCCGTGCCTGAGTTCACGGACGAAGCCGACCTGGTGGTCGACGGCGTCGAGCTGCGCCGCATGATCAGCCTGACCATCTACGCCGCCGCCCGCGAAACCAGCCGCTTCGCCATCAACGGTGTGCTCTGGGAAAAGCAGGGCAAGAAGCTCTTCATGGTGGCGACGGACGGCCGGCGTCTGGCGCGCGCGGGCAGCGGCGTGCGCGAGTCGCGCGCCGGCGATTTTCAGGCGATCGTGCCGGCCAAGGCGCTGAGCGTCTTCGAGCGCGTCTTCGCGCCGCCGCGCGACGGTCGCGAGTGGAACATCGACGTGAAGGTCATGCCCAACCAGGTCCTGCTGCGCAGCGGCGATCGCGTGTTGGCGAGCAACCTGGTGGAGGGGCACTTCCCCAAGTACCAGGATGTCATCCCGCGCGAGACGGACAAGCGCGCGACGGTGGACCGCGTCGAGCTGCACGCGGCCATCCGCCAGGCGGCCCAGCTCACCACCGAGGAGTCGCGGGCGATCCGCCTGGCCTTCGATGGCGCGCGGCTCGAGATCACGGCTAACGCGCCGGAGCAGGGCGACGCGCGCGTCGACCTGCCGATCGAATTCACCGGCAGCGCCATGGAGATCGGCTTCAATCCAAACTTCCTCAACGACGCGCTGCGCGTCCTGACGCTGCCCAAGGTCAATATCGAGATGACCGACAAGACCCGGCCGGGCATCATCTGCGGCGACGACCGCAACGAGTTCCTGTACGTCATCATGCCCGTCTCGCTGTAG
- the nnr_2 gene encoding Bifunctional NAD(P)H-hydrate repair enzyme Nnr produces MWREVTDEPPMSCAAIRELDRLGVESLKIPSLLLMENAGAGAAGCILAHFADAARRGTLVLCGPGNNGGDGLVVARLLDAARAPVTVLLAAPPEKLKGDPAVHLEIVQRLGIRILYASSSEEFAAAGQAIAAAGLIVDALLGTGAGGPPRGVVAELIAMANRAAAARVAIDLPSGLDADSGEAAECCFRADATITLAAPKLGFAAPAARRVLGRVFIADIGVTPEQVTSAVASLRAR; encoded by the coding sequence ATGTGGCGCGAGGTCACTGACGAACCGCCGATGAGCTGCGCCGCGATTCGCGAGCTGGATCGCCTCGGCGTCGAATCGCTCAAGATTCCGAGCCTCCTGCTCATGGAAAACGCCGGCGCCGGCGCCGCCGGCTGCATCCTCGCCCACTTCGCGGACGCGGCGCGGCGCGGCACGCTGGTGCTTTGCGGTCCGGGAAACAACGGCGGTGACGGGCTGGTCGTGGCCCGATTGCTCGACGCGGCGCGCGCCCCGGTGACGGTCTTGCTGGCCGCGCCGCCGGAGAAGCTGAAAGGCGACCCGGCGGTGCATCTGGAAATCGTGCAGCGGCTTGGCATCCGCATCCTGTACGCAAGCTCGTCGGAGGAATTCGCGGCGGCCGGACAGGCCATCGCAGCCGCCGGGTTGATTGTGGACGCGCTGCTGGGCACGGGGGCGGGCGGGCCGCCACGCGGCGTCGTCGCTGAGCTGATCGCCATGGCCAACCGCGCCGCCGCGGCGCGGGTTGCGATCGATCTGCCGAGCGGCCTCGATGCCGATAGCGGCGAAGCAGCCGAATGCTGTTTCCGGGCCGATGCGACGATCACGCTCGCCGCGCCCAAGCTCGGGTTCGCGGCGCCGGCCGCACGCCGCGTGCTCGGGCGTGTGTTCATTGCGGATATCGGCGTCACGCCAGAGCAGGTTACGTCGGCGGTCGCTTCGCTCCGCGCACGATGA